Below is a genomic region from Litorilinea aerophila.
GGATTTTCAAAGACGTTGGCGATGGCGGCGCCGATGTCGGCCACGGCCGTCCACGGCAGGGGCGTCTCCCAGCCCACAATTTTGGGCATCATCCCCCAGGCGGCCAGGGGCGGAAAGAAGGCCTTGTCGGTCATCAGCTCCATGAACGGGCCGGGACGTATCACCGTCACCGGCAGGCCCAGTTCGTCGCGCATGTACCGCTCCACCACCACTTTGCAATCGAAATGGGGCACGCCTGTGTCCGGCTGCCCCACCCCGGCCGAGCCAAAGACCAGGTGCGTCACCCCGGCTGTTTTGGCCGCGTCGGCGACGTGCTTGCCCTGGCGGATTTCGCCCTCCACGCCGCTGATCGACCAGTTCTGCACGCTGAAGACCCGGGTCACGCCGTCGAAGGCGGCCTCCAGCGAGGCGGGGTCGTCCATGTCGGCCTGCACCAGCTCTGCGCCCAACGCGGCCAGGGCCTGGGCCTTTTCGCTCTGGGGATCGCGCGTGACCGCGCGCACCCGCCAGCCCCGTTTCAGCAGCTCCCTGGCTGCCGC
It encodes:
- a CDS encoding NmrA/HSCARG family protein; its protein translation is MTTTSKGVLVFGATGNMGGAAARELLKRGWRVRAVTRDPQSEKAQALAALGAELVQADMDDPASLEAAFDGVTRVFSVQNWSISGVEGEIRQGKHVADAAKTAGVTHLVFGSAGVGQPDTGVPHFDCKVVVERYMRDELGLPVTVIRPGPFMELMTDKAFFPPLAAWGMMPKIVGWETPLPWTAVADIGAAIANVFENPTKWIGRDIDLIGDVASMRQCQQAFKAITGKKPFGIGLPVALFNKMAGPEMVTMWRWLADYLAANDINAAKGEMLAAAREACPQLHSVTDWLKSERNGQGL